The Scylla paramamosain isolate STU-SP2022 chromosome 27, ASM3559412v1, whole genome shotgun sequence genome contains the following window.
GCCCTGGTTACCCCTGCTCAGTTCACAGGAGAACACGTGAGAGTCGTCATGATTAACGGCTCTATGGCTACTTACCCGATAGCTGTAGTCGACGTCGAGACGCCATTCCTCACTGGCAGAATCCAGGCCGCTGTGATGAAACAGCCTATCTATGAATTGATAATCGGTAACGTTGAAGGTGTGAGGGACGTTCGGAACACGGACGCCGCGACCCAAACCGAAGATCAAGTAGGTGCCGCCCTGACGCGAGCCCAGGCACGAGAGACACGGCCCGTGGTCCCTCTCAAGCTCACATCACCTGACGAGCTGCTCAATAGCGCTAACGTCACTGCCGCACAAAAGACCGATCCCTCCCTTGCAAACATTCGGAAGCAAGCCGCTGAGGGGGTATCGAGGGTAAATAAATACGGAACGACTCGCTTCTGCCAACACAGAGGAAAGTTGTATAGAGAAGTCATCTCCGACCTCGGTGAGACTCGGTCGCAATTCGTGGTGCCTGCACAGTACCGCCACGCGGTGATGGAGATGGGACACAGCGCGGCCTTGGGTGGTCACATGGGGCGACAGAAAACACAAGACCGCATTAGTCACACATTTTTTTGGCCTGGCGTGATGGCCGATATCGCGAGATTCGTGAGATCCTGTGACGTGTGTCAAAAAACTGTAGACAAGGGCCGTGTGAAACCTGCGCCGCTAAGACCCATGCCCCTTATATCCGAACCATTTGAGAGGGTAGCCGTAGATATTGTTGGGCCGATCACGCCACGCGCGACTGACGGATCAAAATATCTACTCACGTGTGTGGACTTCAGCACCCGTTGGCCTGAAGCAGTACCTCTGAAAAATATAGAGGCCACCACAGTGGCTGAAGCGCTGGTAGGGATATTCTGCCGTGTGGGCATTCCCAAGGAGGTGCTGAGTGACCGAGGCACTCAGTTTACGTCTGCCATGATGGACGAGACGTTTAGGATTCTTTCTGTGAAGGGCCTTAACACGACACCCTGGCATCCCATGGGTAACGGTCTGTGTGAGAGGTTCAACggcacactgaaaaaaatgctCAAGCGGCTGGCCGCCGAGCAACCCAAGGAATGGCCGAGATTTGTGGCTCCTCTCCTGTTCGCATACAGGGAAGCACCGCAGAGTACTCTGAAGTTCTCGCCTTTCGAGCTACTCTATGGAAGAGCAGTGCGCGGTCCACTCCAAGTGCTGAGAGAGCTATGGGACGAGGACGTGCCAAGTCCGGAGGTGCGTACGACATACGAGTATGTTATAAACCTGGCTGGCAGACTTAGGGAAACCTGTCGTATGGCCAAGGAAGAACTCCTGAAGGCCCAGGAGGTACAAAAGGCCCATTATGATCGCAATGCGCGACTACGCACACTGCAGCCTGGCCAGGAGTGCTTAGTACTCCTACCCACTGCTCATAATAAGTTGCTGGCGCAGTGGAAGGGGCCTTATGAGGTCCTAGAGCGCGTCTCCGACTTAAATTATATAGTATTGATTGATGGGAAACGGAAACGTCTTCACATTAACATGCTTAAGGAGTATCATGCGCCTACCATCTCTGGTAGCGCTGGCGCTCAGGAACCAGCATATGCTGAGGATAGGGCCACATGTTTGAAAGCCGTGCgtgatattttttccctctcaacagctgcgaaggaggaaggtgagatcAAATGTAGTGCAGCTGTGATTCACGATGCAGAGGACGTAGGAGATGGTCCTCTCACTGTACAAAAGCGTCAGACGGAGACCGTAGATGACGTCACATTATCTGAAAGGCTAACACCTGAGGAAGTATCGATAATAAAGGATCTTCTAGGTGAATACGCGGAGGTCTTTTCTGACAAGCCTCGCGTGGCCCGGGTGTCGCCACACAAGATCACCCTAACGAACCGAAAGCCAGTGAAGGTGAAACCCTATCAGGTCCCTCTGCAGCTTAGGGACGCTGTGGCTGAGGAAATACAAGAAATGGAGGACTTAGGCATTATCGAGAGATCCGATTCTCCGTACTGTAGTCCTATGGTCGTCGTACGCAAGAAAGGCGGTAGTGTTAGGATCTGCGGTGACTTCCGAAGGATTAACGCAGTAACACAAATAGACGCAGAGCCCATGTTCGACCAACAGGAGATATTTAGCCGGCTGTCACACTCGAGGGTGTTTAGTAAACTGGACCTCACGAAAGGATTCTTTCAGATTCCGCTTGACCCCGAGTCAAGGAAAATAACGGCTTTTGCCACCCCCAGCGGCCTCTATCAATATCGGGTCCTTCCTTTCGGCCTTGCCAATTCTCCCGCGGTCTTCAACCGCCGAATAAGACAGGTACTAGGTGACCTGAATGGGGTCGAGGTTTTCGTAGATGACGTACTGATTCATTCTACGGATTTGGAGGACCACGTAAGACTGTTACGTATGGTCCTTGATAAACTCAGAGACGCCAACATGACGGTTAAGCCGAGCAAGTGTGAGTTGGCCAAGGCAGATGTCGAATTCCTAGGCCACAAGGTGAGTCAAGGACAGTGCCTCTGCTTGGAGGACAAGGttcagaaaataaaggaagctccTGTTCCCCACACCAAAAGACAGGTCCGATCGTTCCTAGGGTTAGCCGGGTATTACCGCAGGTTTGTCCCCAACTTTGCCGCGGTGGCGCTGCCGCTCTATGAGCTTGTTAAGAAAAGAGCACCAAATAAGGTTGAGTGGGGTCCCCACGAGGACAGATCATTCAAGGCACTGAAGTCCTTGCTGTGCAAGGACCCTATCCTCCAGT
Protein-coding sequences here:
- the LOC135114407 gene encoding uncharacterized protein LOC135114407, whose translation is MRDNGSTGCVVKEALVTPAQFTGEHVRVVMINGSMATYPIAVVDVETPFLTGRIQAAVMKQPIYELIIGNVEGVRDVRNTDAATQTEDQVGAALTRAQARETRPVVPLKLTSPDELLNSANVTAAQKTDPSLANIRKQAAEGVSRVNKYGTTRFCQHRGKLYREVISDLGETRSQFVVPAQYRHAVMEMGHSAALGGHMGRQKTQDRISHTFFWPGVMADIARFVRSCDVCQKTVDKGRVKPAPLRPMPLISEPFERVAVDIVGPITPRATDGSKYLLTCVDFSTRWPEAVPLKNIEATTVAEALVGIFCRVGIPKEVLSDRGTQFTSAMMDETFRILSVKGLNTTPWHPMGNGLCERFNGTLKKMLKRLAAEQPKEWPRFVAPLLFAYREAPQSTLKFSPFELLYGRAVRGPLQVLRELWDEDVPSPEVRTTYEYVINLAGRLRETCRMAKEELLKAQEVQKAHYDRNARLRTLQPGQECLVLLPTAHNKLLAQWKGPYEVLERVSDLNYIVLIDGKRKRLHINMLKEYHAPTISGSAGAQEPAYAEDRATCLKAVRDIFSLSTAAKEEGEIKCSAAVIHDAEDVGDGPLTVQKRQTETVDDVTLSERLTPEEVSIIKDLLGEYAEVFSDKPRVARVSPHKITLTNRKPVKVKPYQVPLQLRDAVAEEIQEMEDLGIIERSDSPYCSPMVVVRKKGGSVRICGDFRRINAVTQIDAEPMFDQQEIFSRLSHSRVFSKLDLTKGFFQIPLDPESRKITAFATPSGLYQYRVLPFGLANSPAVFNRRIRQVLGDLNGVEVFVDDVLIHSTDLEDHVRLLRMVLDKLRDANMTVKPSKCELAKADVEFLGHKVSQGQCLCLEDKVQKIKEAPVPHTKRQVRSFLGLAGYYRRFVPNFAAVALPLYELVKKRAPNKVEWGPHEDRSFKALKSLLCKDPILQLPDPTKPFVLRTDASCEGLGAVLLQEKDGDIFPVAYHSRKLKPAEKNYSTVERELLAVVDGIKKFYFYLYGDEFVLQTDHMPLESLRTSKNANSRIMRWALYLQQFQMRVQYIRGRDNVGADHQVSLLCGVPAHNHPSFAPSSSILREDALGAWRGRRGSEGNPDLRPFRTRSCLPERGDTTLRLPQDESEDTAPCSCSVCERTIRHAGRWAEPVSMRAGRGERGTTLLGLTPSQVTQRPGRALLDSSRTSLQKGQRGAAAVLSQRKRTAHWPHFRRNRHREALEKLGEACCAIYATATTTATCHPTPQSRPVFKNSAYRHGSHHRAVHHVFQRHHPVRTFGVRPLQDEGIKCTATRSDKRQQQQQQ